From a single Methanoculleus caldifontis genomic region:
- a CDS encoding molybdopterin-dependent oxidoreductase, with product MDLKYVQTTCPYCGTGCSFNLVVKDGKVVGTQPYHRSPVNEGKVCPKGTYAHEFVNSPDRLTKPLIKKDGKFVEATWDEAYDLIAQKFKSYKPDEFAALASARVSNEENYALMKFARGVMKTRHIDHCARLCHASTVAGLAASFGSGAMTNSIGDIAESKCLFILGSNTFEQHPLIGRRVAQAKQNGAKIIYADPRYTATARQADLYMAFVSGTDVAILNGLMQEIIKNGWEDKEFIATRTKDYEKLKE from the coding sequence ATGGATCTCAAGTATGTACAGACAACATGCCCGTACTGCGGTACGGGATGCAGCTTCAACCTCGTCGTGAAGGACGGGAAGGTTGTCGGCACACAACCTTACCACCGCTCACCTGTCAACGAGGGGAAGGTCTGCCCCAAGGGTACCTACGCTCACGAGTTCGTGAACAGTCCCGACCGCCTGACGAAGCCGCTCATCAAGAAGGACGGCAAGTTCGTCGAGGCGACCTGGGACGAGGCGTACGACCTGATCGCACAGAAGTTCAAGTCCTACAAGCCCGACGAGTTTGCAGCGCTCGCATCGGCAAGGGTCTCGAACGAGGAGAACTACGCGCTGATGAAGTTCGCCCGCGGCGTCATGAAGACCCGGCACATCGACCACTGCGCCCGGCTCTGCCATGCGTCCACCGTCGCCGGCCTCGCCGCCTCGTTCGGCTCCGGCGCGATGACCAACTCCATCGGCGACATCGCCGAATCGAAGTGCCTCTTCATCCTGGGCTCCAACACCTTCGAGCAGCACCCGCTCATCGGCCGCAGGGTCGCCCAGGCCAAGCAGAACGGCGCGAAGATCATCTACGCTGACCCGCGCTACACCGCGACCGCCCGCCAGGCCGACCTCTATATGGCCTTCGTCTCCGGCACCGACGTGGCCATCTTAAACGGCCTGATGCAGGAGATCATCAAGAACGGCTGGGAAGACAAGGAGTTCATCGCCACCCGGACGAAGGACTACGAGAAACTCAAGGAAG